The proteins below come from a single Sorghum bicolor cultivar BTx623 chromosome 4, Sorghum_bicolor_NCBIv3, whole genome shotgun sequence genomic window:
- the LOC8068583 gene encoding photosynthetic NDH subunit of subcomplex B 4, chloroplastic, translating into MGSPLLKSHSQLAAAAALHSARRADRHGRCPATVNLGRFHDHGLRSARSKRSGSAKVSAFPSLDVVPLMVTMVEHVDMSRDYVVTKSIWHLSDAALKSVYTFYAMFTVWGVCFFASMKDPFYDSDTYRSQGGDGTVHWYYDRQEDLEASAREELLREELLEEIEQRVGGLRELEEVVTK; encoded by the exons ATGGGCTCGCCGCTGCTCAAGTCACACTCTCAGCTCGCCGCCGCGGCTGCTCTGCACTCCGCGAGGAGAGCTGACCGCCATGGCCGCTGCCCTGCGACAGTAAAC CTCGGCAGGTTCCATGACCACGGGCTCAGGTCCGCCCGTTCTAAG AGATCCGGTTCAGCGAAGGTGAGCGCCTTCCCGTCGCTGGACGTGGTGCCGCTGATGGTGACGATGGTGGAGCACGTGGACATGTCGCGGGACTACGTCGTCACCAAGTCCATCTGGCATCTCAGCGACGCCGCCCTCAAGAGCGTTT ATACCTTCTACGCCATGTTCACGGTCTGGGGCGTCTGCTTCTTTGCGTCCATGAAG GACCCCTTCTACGACAGCGACACGTACAGGAGCCAGGGTGGAGATGGAACCGTGCACTGGTACTACGATAGG CAAGAGGACCTGGAGGCGTCTGCGAGGGAGGAGCTGCTAAGGGAGGAGCTGCTCGAGGAGATTGAGCAGAGGGTTGGGGGCCTCAGGGAGCTGGAGGAAGTAGTCACAAAGTGA
- the LOC8068584 gene encoding uncharacterized protein LOC8068584, producing MDVLVSVALDEVCASLSAGLPVTGLWTRLSGEFEAAGLPLGLSVKSILFARLIALPHISLMERKQGKPDDTLVHSAAKTVEAAERRGALLFASPDLRDKFLGIYDHRYSASKLSTKQKETLERVGASRTSGVTQKSLWESIGMETKESIGMEPNQSINMKPSKRICMKANNFHYVVKTLQSQGLIVGKQAIVKSNDVGGETEYGSRNSLIVSTNLLYLSRYAKELNMNSNQRIEIAMPKLGRDEEINIDVLHEDENLSVDYKNYVSIHDYLPAMKDICDKLEEASGKVLAVSDIKKDLSYKMPRGHRAWRNVGFLGIPCCIAYVLRTPGYY from the exons ATGGATGTGCTCGTCTCGGTGGCATTAGACGAGGTGTGTGCCAGCCTCTCCGCTGGCCTCCCAGTAACCGGCCTATGGACCAGGCTCTCCGGGGAGTTTGAGGCGGCCGGCCTCCCTCTTGGCCTGTCCGTCAAGAGCATCCTCTTTGCCCGTCTCATTGCGCTCCCTCACATCAGCCTCATGGAGCGTAAACAGGGTAAACCGGATGACACGCTCGTCCACTCGGCGGCAAAGACTGTGGAGGCGGCCGAACGGCGCGGCGCTCTGCTGTTTGCGAGCCCGGATCTCCGCGATAAATTCCTCGGGATTTATGACCACAGGTACTCTGCTTCGAAGCTAAGTACCAAGCAGAAGGAGACGCTAGAACGTGTCGGAGCAAGCAG GACTTCTGGTGTCACACAAAAGTCTTTATGGGAAAGTATTGGCATGGAAACAAAGGAAAGTATTGGCATGGAACCAAACCAAAGTATCAACATGAAACCAAGCAAAAGAATTTGCATGAAAGCAAACAACTTCCATTATGTTGTGAAGACCCTTCAGTCCCAGGGGTTAATTGTTGGAAAACAAGCAATTGTGAAGTCTAATGACGTTGGGGGTGAGACGGAATATGGTTCACGGAATAGTCTTATCGTCAGCACCAACTTATTATATCTCTCAAGATATGCCAAAGAATTGAATAtgaactcaaatcaaagaattGAGATTGCAATGCCCAAACTTGGGAGAGATGAAGAAATCAACATAGATGTTTTACACGAAGATGAGAATCTTAGTGTAGATTACAAGAACTATGTTTCTATCCATGATTATCTTCCAGCAATGAAAGACATATGTGACAAACTTGAAGAAGCTAGTGGAAAG GTTTTAGCTGTGTCAGATATAAAAAAGGACCTCAGTTACAAGATGCCACGTGGGCACAGGGCATGGAGAAATGTAGGTTTTCTTGGAATCCCTTGTTGCATTGCATATGTTCTCCGTACTCCTGGATACTACTGA